One stretch of Podospora bellae-mahoneyi strain CBS 112042 chromosome 2, whole genome shotgun sequence DNA includes these proteins:
- the ucp12 gene encoding putative ATP-dependent RNA helicase ucp12 (COG:A; EggNog:ENOG503NWAW) — translation MAKHKKTPAPAPPPPAASSTGKSSSSSGKKDTKKKPPAAEDDSFIVFTNSDKDPKRRTGGGSSKGGPSSAGQQQESIDSGPPKPTVKQIIGGASWTGKLPVNLLSEHCQRQKWDRPEYNTMKTKDGFSVIVSLSARNPKTQEVTKLPPFKLPPSHVHLAIKPTALEAKHFAATYALFRVCSMKNIHMTLPPDHRGYWKELEQLKKEDVKEGRGWMYEADPFQALREREEAKREAEKKRAQVQAAREKQLQEQASFGGVPMRGPGGGSGAGAGGGGGGGVSNLMRGWATVPKIEMGGKTRTQLEEILRRETVWNPHGVVMTERQKGEIVRELKGLGFRQSHVEEAVEECKDREETLEWLLVHIPEDDLPRWALPEKYSAGVTVAATDLRREGAIKRLAESGYSVDLVRKIYDANGGDEGKAACALQELLLASGSGEQEKAQEEELDTWRDSDECWEEEMATLEASFGDLYSSSSPEVCKIRLEGVVNGTHKDVETYLQFRKSPEYPAQVILAIEAQLPAYIKLSIIKKALAYTRESLQGEETKIYFIVDWIQQNINEIIEKPGALRDVAAVASAASEVPRPVAKSSRKRQRYPKPINWTPNPQSKQEWLARTEAPNYKKMVAQRERLPAWQVRQRVVQTVQQNQVTIISGETGSGKSTQSVQFVLDDLYDRGLGGSANIIVTQPRRISALGLADRVAEERCTQVGQEVGFSIRGEHKTSPSTKITFVTTGVLLRRLQTSGGRVEDVVASLADVSHIVIDEVHERSLDTDFLLSIVRDVLYKRRDLKLILMSATLDASSFRDYFMVDKQNVTVGLVEIAGRTYPVNDFYLDDIIRITGFSGGNLGGRNDYYDDSANQASGRDVDPVNKIIQRLGHRINYDLLADVVKAIDEELSSLQKAGGILIFLPGVAEINRACNVLRSVSSLHVLPLHASLETKEQKKVFLSPPPGKRKIVVATNVAETSITIDDIVAVIDSGRVKETSFDPQNNMRKLEETWASRAACKQRRGRAGRVQEGNCYKLYTRNLEQQMAERPEPEIRRVPLEQLCLAVRAMGIRDVSHFLSRAPTPPEVTAVEAAINMLRRMGALDGDELTALGQQLSLIPADLRCGKLMVYGSIFGCLDDCVSIAAILSTKSPFLSPPDKREEAKQAKMRFARGDGDLLTDLRAYQEFDAMMSDRVPQHRIRQFCSENFLSYPTMSDISSTRTQFYSSLTEMGIIPRWYNPQASQQQQQQSMVLLRALTASAFSPQICRIQFPDKKFAASMAGAVELDPEAKTIKYFAQESGRVFIHPSSTLFDSQGFSGHASFVSYFSMISTSKIFVRDLTPFNAYTLLLFSGAIELDTQGRGLVVDGWLRLRGWARIGVLVSRLRGVIDKLIETKVENPGVDFDKQKQDVIRLVVKMIELDGMDA, via the exons ATGGCCAAACACAAGAAAACACCCGCCCcagccccaccaccaccggcagcaTCATCCACTGGGAAGAGCTCGTCATCCAGCGGGAAAAAAGACACCAAGAAGAAACCCCCAGCAGCCGAAGACGACAGTTTCATCGTCTTCACCAACTCAGACAAGGACCCCAAGCGCCGCACAGGTGGTGGTTCCAGCAAAGGCGGTCCTTCCTCCGCTGGTCAGCAACAAGAAAGTATTGACTCTggccccccaaaaccaacagTCAAGCAAATCATCGGCGGCGCTTCCTGGACGGGAAAACTACCAGTCAATCTCCTCTCTGAGCACTGCCAACGCCAGAAATGGGATCGTCCAGAGTACAACACCATGAAGACCAAGGATGGGTTTTCGGTTATCGTCTCTTTATCTGCTCGCAACCCGAAAACGCAAGAAGTGACGAAATTGCCGCCTTTTAAACTGCCGCCTAGTCATGTCCATTTGGCGATTAAACCGACTGCGTTGGAGGCGAAGCATTTCGCGGCGACGTATGCGCTTTTTAGGGTTTGTAGTATGAAGAATATTCATATGACGCTGCCGCCGGATCATAGGGGGTATTGGAAGGAGTTGGAgcagttgaagaaggaggatgtgaaggaggggagggggtggatgtaTGAGGCTGATCCGTTCCAGGccttgagggagagggaggaggcgaagagagaggcggagaagaagagggcgcAGGTTCAGGCTGCGAGGGAGAAGCAGCTGCAGGAGCAGGCGAGCTTTGGGGGGGTACCGATGAGGGGACCGGGTGGGGGatcgggagcgggagcgggaggaggaggtggtgggggggtgagtaatttgatgagggggtgggcTACGGTGCCCAAGATTGAGATGGGTGGGAAGACTAGGAcgcagctggaggagattttgaggagggagacggtgTGGAATCCGcatggggtggtgatgacggagaggcagaagggggagattgtGAGAGAGTTGAAGGGGCTGGGGTTTAGGCAGAGccatgtggaggaggcggtggaggagtgtAAGGATCGGGAGGAGACGTTGgagtggttgttggtgcATATTCCGGAGGATGATTTGCCTAGGTGGGCGCTGCCGGAGAAGTATAGCGCGGGAGTTACGGTTGCTGCGACggatttgaggagggagggggcgatCAAGCGGTTGGCGGAGTCGGGGTATTCGGTTGatttggtgaggaagatCTATGATGCCaatgggggtgatgaggggaaGGCTGCTTGCGCTCTGCAGGAGTTGCTCTTGGCGAGCGGGAGTGGTGAGCAGGAAAAGGcgcaggaggaagagcttgaTACCTGGAGGGACTCGGATGAgtgctgggaggaggagatggctaCTCTCGAGGCGAGCTTTGGTGATCTCTACTCGAGCAGCTCGCCTGAGGTGTGCAAGATTcggctggagggggttgttaACGGGACTCACAAGGATGTGGAGACATACTTGCAGTTCCGGAAGTCGCCCGAGTATCCTGCGCAGGTCATCTTGGCCATCGAGGCCCAGCTTCCGGCGTACATCAAGTTgagcatcatcaagaaggcgtTGGCGTATACGAGGGAATCACTGCAGGGCGAGGAGACCAAGATTTACTTTATCGTGGATTGGATCCAGCAGAATATCAACGAGATTATCGAGAAGCCAGGCGCTTTGAGAGATGTTGCGGCAGTGGCATCGGCTGCCTCAGAAGTACCAAGACCGGTGGCCAAGTCATCACGGAAGCGGCAACGGTACCCGAAGCCCATTAATTGGACACCAAACCCGCAGAGCAAGCAGGAGTGGTTGGCCCGGACAGAGGCTCCCAACTACAAGAAGATGGTGGCGCAGAGAGAAAGACTGCCGGCTTGGCAAGTCAGGCAGAGGGTTGTCCAGACTGTTCAGCAGAACCAAGTCACCATCATTTCTGGAGAGACGGGTTCCGGAAAGTCTACGCAGTCTGTTCAGTTCGTTCTGGATGACCTGTACGATCGGGGTCTTGGCGGGAGTGCCAACATTATCGTCACCCAGCCCCGTCGTATCTCTGCTCTCGGTCTTGCCGACCGTGTGGCTGAGGAGAGATGTACTCAGGTTGGGCAGGAGGTCGGTTTCTCGATTCGTGGCGAGCACAAGACAAGCCCGAGTACCAAGATCACTTTTGTGACCACTGGTGTGTTGCTCAGAAGATTGCAAACTTCTGGCGGCAGGGTTGAAGATGTGGTGGCATCTCTGGCTGACGTCAGTCACATCGTTATCGATGAAGTCCACGAGCGTAGCTTGGACACGGACTTCCTGTTGAGCATTGTTCGCGATGTTCTTTACAAACGGAGAGATCTCAAGCTTATCCTCATGAGCGCCACTCTTGACGCGTCTTCGTTTAGGGATTACTTCATGGTAGACAAGCAGAACGTCACGGTCGGTCTGGTCGAGATCGCGGGCCGCACATATCCTGTCAATGACTTCTACCTAGACGACATCATCCGTATCACTGGTTTCAGTGGTGGAAATCTCGGTGGTAGGAACGACTACTACGACGACAGCGCAAACCAAGCGTCTGGCAGAGATGTCGACCCCGTCAACAAGATTATCCAGAGACTGGGACACCGGATTAACTATGACCTGCTTGCTGATGTTGTCAAGGCAATCGATGAGGAGCTGTCAAGCTTGCAGAAGGCCGGTGGtatcttgatcttcttgcccgGCGTGGCAGAGATCAACAGAGCGTGCAACGTCCTGCGATCAGTCAGCTCTCTTCACGTCTTGCCGCTTCATGCCTCGTTGGAGACcaaggagcaaaagaaggtgTTCTTGTCACCGCCACCTGGCAAGAGAAAGATTGTTGTCGCCACCAACGTTGCTGAAAcgtccatcaccatcgatGACATCGTTGCCGTTATCGACAGTGGTCGTGTCAAGGAGACGTCGTTTGACCCCCAGAACAACATGCGGAAGCTGGAAGAGACTTGGGCTTCTCGGGCAGCTTGCAAGCAGCGCCGTGGCCGTGCCGGTCGTGTGCAAGAGGGCAACTGCTACAAGCTCTACACACGAAACCTTGAGCAGCAGATGGCTGAGCGGCCTGAGCCTGAGATCAGGAGAGTTCCTCTTGAGCAACTGTGCCTGGCTGTGAGAGCGATGGGTATCCGTGATGTCAGCCATTTCTTGTCTCGGGCGCCGACGCCCCCTGAGGTGACAGCGGTTGAGGCGGCTATCAATATGCTTCGTCGGATGGGTGCTCTGGATGGCGATGAGCTGACGGCTCTTGGTCAACAACTGTCCTTGATCCCAGCTGATCTGAGGTGCGGTAAGCTCATGGTTTATGGTTCGATCTTCGGCTGCCTCGACGACTGTGTCAGCATTGCCGCCATCCTCAGCACCAAGAGTCCCTTCTTGTCGCCGCCAGACAAGCGTGAGGAGGCCAAACAGGCCAAAATGCGCTTCGCTAGAGGCGACGGTGACCTGCTCACTGACCTCCGCGCCTACCAAGAATTCGACGCCATGATGTCGGATCGCGTGCCTCAGCACCGCATCCGCCAATTCTGCTCCGAGAACTTCTTATCCTATCCCACCATGTCAGACATCTCTTCCACTCGCACCCAGTTTTACTCCAGCTTGACTGAGATGGGGATCATTCCCCGTTGGTATAACCCTCAAGCctcgcagcaacaacagcagcagtcgaTGGTCCTCCTTCGTGCGTTGACAGCCTCTGCATTTTCCCCACAAATCTGCCGCATTCAGTTCCCCGACAAGAAGTTTGCTGCTTCCATGGCTGGTGCGGTGGAGTTGGATCCCGAAGCAAAGACGATCAAGTACTTTGCTCAGGAGAGCGGGAGGGTGTTTATCCACCCCAGCAGCACGCTGTTTGACTCGCAGGGGTTTTCGGGGCACGCGAGCTTTGTGTCCTATTTCAGCATGATTTCGACGAGCAAGATTTTTGTCAGGGATTTGACGC cATTCAACGCttacaccctcctcctcttttctgGCGCCATTGAACTCGACACGCAGGGTCGTGGCCTGGTGGTGGACGGTTGGTTGAGACTGAGAGGCTGGGCGAGAATCGGTGTCTTGGTGTCGAGGCTGAGGGGCGTGATCGATAAGCTGATCGAGACAAAGGTCGAGAACCCGGGTGTGGACTTTGACAAGCAGAAGCAGGATGTGAtcaggctggtggtgaagatgatTGAGTTGGACGGGATGGATGCTTAG
- a CDS encoding hypothetical protein (EggNog:ENOG503P1YV; COG:J), whose product MTTPLPPLPGNYATALNLIDAAHAQDPRPGPNDVPYELHYAQKMTRWLARRKKDASPALQLACRAQHFRRWEIPRSTYPMTRPGYLTWRAKQKSVAATQLTELLSSDEIQPGLDKEEIECVAALVRKEDLKNNEETQVLEDVACLVFLDDQFDDFESKPEIDEDKIISILQKTWGKMSEEGRGLALGMELSERAKMLVGRALA is encoded by the exons AtgacaacccccctccctcccctcccaggCAATTACGCCACAGCCCTTAACCTCATCGATGCAGCCCACGCCCAAGACCCCCGGCCTGGCCCCAACGACGTCCCCTATGAGCTGCACTACGCCCAAAAAATGACTCGCTGGCTGGCCAGGCGGAAAAAGGATGCGTCGCCCGCCCTGcagctggcctgtcgagcGCAGCATTTTCGACG CTGGGAAATCCCCCGCTCAACCTACCCCATGACCCGGCCGGGCTACCTCACCTGGCGGGCAAAACAAAAGTCTGTCGCTGCCACCCAGCTCACCGAGCTCCTGTCCTCAGACGAGATCCAGCCTGGGCTGGACAAAGAAGAGATTGAGTGTGTAGCTGCGCTGGTGAGGAAAGAAGACCTCAAAAATAACGAGGAGACGCAGGTGCTGGAGGACGTGGCCtgcttggtgtttttggACGACCAGTTTGATGATTTCGAGAGCAAGCCTGAGATTGACGAGGACAAGATAATCAGCATTCTGCAAAAGACGTGGGGGAAGATgagcgaggaggggagggggttagcGTTGGGGATGGAGTTGAGTGAGAGGGCCAAGATGTTGGTCGGGAGGGCGCTTGCTTAG
- a CDS encoding hypothetical protein (EggNog:ENOG503NUFP; COG:C) has translation MSRKISPAELSQHDSPSSLWLAINGLVYDLTAFAPSHPGGLQILLQHAGQDASVPYNKVHSPSLIRTSLPPTAQIGSSDSIQTPVPQIFSSVPTKPPLSTLISPHDFPLAAIPSLTPKATAFISSAATDCLTHRANSSLYSHLTLRPRILINVSTPTTPLVTTILNCPVSSPIFISPTSLGKIIHPSGEKAIALACSNLDMAQTISTSASFTLSEILSGQNTSHPAFLQLYVDKNRVNSERVIEEAVRNGVRAVMVTVDAPVPGKREADERIPTAAGGETLAPMAGTAAAVGDGKGAALGRVMGGYIDDSFSWEDLGWVKGLLPEGVKLVLKGVQTAADAVRAMETGLVDGIVISNHGGRSLDTATGTILVLLELQRCCPGVFDRMEVLIDGGVRRGTDVFKALCLGARGVGVGRGVLWALGGYGREGVERYLEILNDELVTTMKMCGVTSLEELHPGLVNTRAVDHLVPERVGEEHPYAKWRRKSKL, from the coding sequence atgtCCCGCAAGATTTCCCCAGCAGAACTATCCCAACATGATTCCCCCAGTTCGCTCTGGCTGGCAATCAACGGCCTAGTCTACGACCTCACCGCCTtcgccccctcccacccggGCGgtctccaaatcctccttcAACATGCCGGCCAAGACGCCTCAGTCCCCTACAACAAAGTGCACTCGCCCTCCCTAATCCGGActtcccttcctccaacAGCACAAATCGGATCATCTGACTCGATTCAAACCCCCGTTCCCCAGATATTCTCATCTGTGCCCACCAAGCCCCCATTATCAACCTTGATCTCCCCCCACGActtccccctcgccgccatcccctccctcaccccaaaGGCAACCGCattcatctcctccgccgcaaCCGACTGCCTCACCCACCgcgccaactcctccctctactcccacctcaccctccgccCCCGCATCCTGATCAACGTCTCCACCCCGaccacccccctcgtcaccaccatcctcaactGTCCCGTCTCATCACCCATattcatctcccccacctccctggGGAAAATAATCCACCCGTCTGGTGAAAAGGCCATAGCACTGGCTTGTTCCAACCTCGACATGGCCCAAACAATCAGCACGTCTGCATCCTTCACCCTGTCGGAGATTTTATCTGGGCAAAATACCTCTCACCCGGCGTTTCTGCAGTTGTATGTTGATAAAAACAGGGTTAATTCTGAGAGGGTGATTGAAGAGGCGGTGAGGAATGGGGTcagggcggtgatggtcaCGGTTGATGCGCCGGTGCCTGGGAAGCGGGAGGCTGATGAACGGATTcccactgctgctgggggggagaCACTGGCTCCGATGGCGGGGACGgcagctgctgttggggacGGGAAAGGGGCGGcgctggggagggtgatgggggggtaTATTGATGATTCGTTTTCGTGGGAGGATTTGGGGTGGGTGAAGGGCTTGTTGCCGGAGGGGGTTAAGCTTGTGTTGAAGGGGGTGCAGACTGCGGCTGATGCGGTTAGGGCGATGgagacggggttggtggatgggattGTCATTTCCAACCATGGAGGGAGGAGTCTCGACACTGCTACCGGGACGATTttggtgctgttggagcTGCAGAGGTGTTGTCCGGGGGTGTTTGACAggatggaggtgttgattgatgggggggtgaggagggggacggaTGTGTTCAAGGCGTTGTGTttgggggcgaggggggtgggcgttgggaggggggtgctgTGGGCGTTGGGGGGGtatgggagggaaggggtggagaggtatTTGGAGATTTTGAACGATGAGCTggtgacgacgatgaagatgtGTGGGGTGACGAGTTTGGAGGAGTTGCACCCGGGGTTGGTGAACACGAGGGCAGTCGATCATTTGGTGCcggagagggtgggtgaggagcaTCCTTATGcgaagtggaggaggaagagtaaGTTGTGA
- a CDS encoding hypothetical protein (EggNog:ENOG503NYQ1; COG:S) — translation MASSEVDQKFLGKAAKAVEHENPLLASVLYKILGLSINLSHQLVKAKKQRRPDGTPTSAQLDLSFHIIWLSREGLVLLEQYVVPMVGAYTELKVLAYKLRASFYHIFVLFHNTPPVSSMGVNTPDPQNTPQSRLDKGKGVATDDGGAPSSAKPSRNFEGGPVGPPPGFGPESPSAFLLKPGDYLPIAHQYFKEAAELADKILWGSHSLRLSVKTEYAAFLYECVHDFEGSRKLAKETVAQVYDATEGIDNDMFNDACELVTVLGKMMKRGLNSSNKNPASSTGSQPPARTEQGEPSAPPGMI, via the coding sequence ATGGCGTCCTCCGAGGTTGACCAAAAGTTTCTCGGCAAGGCCGCCAAGGCCGTCGAGCACGAAAACCCCCTGCTTGCTTCCGTCCTGTACAAGATCCTGGGACTCTCCATCAACCTTTCACATCAGcttgtcaaggccaagaaacAACGACGACCGGATGGAACCCCCACATCAGCCCAATTGGATTTGTCATTTCACATTATATGGCTCTCTCGAGAAggattggtgttgctggagcAGTATGTGGTGCCCATGGTGGGAGCCTATACCGAACTCAAGGTGCTCGCATACAAGCTGCGTGCTTCCTTCTACCACATTTTCGTCCTATTCCATAACACGCCCCCGGTATCTTCGATGGGCGTCAACACACCCGACCCCCAGAATACACCACAATCACGACtggacaagggcaagggagtCGCGACGGATGACGGCGGTGCTCCATCAAGCGCAAAACCAAGCCGAAATTTTGAAGGAGGACCGGTTGGGCCACCACCAGGCTTTGGTCCTGAGTCACCATCAGCATTCCTTCTCAAGCCCGGCGATTATTTACCAATAGCCCATCAGTACTTCAAGGAGGCTGCCGAACTTGCCGACAAGATCTTGTGGGGCTCGCATTCATTACGCCTGTCCGTCAAGACAGAGTATGCTGCCTTTTTATACGAATGTGTCCACGATTTCGAAGGAAGTCGAAAATTGGCCAAGGAGACAGTCGCCCAGGTCTATGACGCCACGGAAGGAATCGACAACGACATGTTCAACGATGCCTGTGAACTAGTGACCGTtttggggaagatgatgaaacGAGGGCTTAATTCGAGCAACAAGAACCCAGCCTCAAGCACGGGCTCGCAGCCGCCAGCGAGGACAGAGCAGGGCGAGCCAAGCGCGCCACCAGGGATGATATAA
- a CDS encoding hypothetical protein (EggNog:ENOG503P8Q3): MCKYYAHAFLCKHITFSFATFCDPASMIQTRCGERSIWQTIRMEEYCDDCKAYYPAPSSSAHSSRRR; encoded by the coding sequence ATGTGTAAATACTACGCCCATGCCTTCCTCTGCAAGCACATCACCTTCTCGTTTGCCACCTTTTGCGACCCGGCCAGCATGATCCAGACCCGCTGCGGGGAGAGGTCGATATGGCAGACGATCCGCATGGAGGAGTACTGTGACGACTGCAAGGCTTATTACCCAgcaccgtcgtcgtcggctcACTCGTCAAGGCGGCGGTAA
- a CDS encoding hypothetical protein (EggNog:ENOG503P095; COG:I) has product MLWYFLYPFRGTTDTPKLAPEHPLRVAFQLYAKWAASHVKIVLPSSTALIFMFLYIFPFLYTTDVTNITSGVSNLPHHVWTDAQPLELDIEPDVIMRSIWVHGSYMKALEKDVLLGALELQDELLGPTTNFNPRQPANRPEISEPEVADGDLTPRQRDAYHIINGLTNQSWFFHSPLQYWAGSAGNIQNDQDILETVNARKTQSTSVNVTLRHSIVFSGKRFEERRLVAADALVITLIHLRDSPVGRLWVRRAEELANERSDTWKIIPSDGRSLSDQLYEFQFRPLSWPDVGLLTVAYSISLFYLLLHLRKLRALKSRLGLMVSILVQITASIVSSFTVCAIFKIDLSRVPSYAYPLVVLAISLENSLRLINAVIMTSSTISNSDRIGEAFGETAHIAIANRVQNLLILLGLSRYSNPGVAAFCTFVAIATVFDFIYLSTFLLSVLSVDVRQRELLELEKAFLSRTKSSEKDKNKSAWTELVSQLRVGETAVSTRIAGTIVVICFVLTAQSHYATEGNRQWLSQLFSLPWNRTVRSAPKPSLLIDIHQARSPTSWLRLQDHETAREVINVVKPWAHSYVARVYDPIIFVLKGSDRVPRTREPMFLPAVYDFLHHEVPNFVVLLMLVFAAILLGTKYLLRDEYEDLGSEHPDDEPLISVKSLTKGHKLDVVMMAASPGGSLVSVGLDRAIQVWDVPIGSGHRVASDHECPLENPFPVLSMAIDYGSKWLALVSWQRVFLWNLEEQQWAGTRDIDLGGHKPEALFFCHKRAGTTPTLVLVRRNGMGLEMELEVDESRDFTICKTPLVWAVQFPDKSHSFNNNHHPPIAILTASRKSCVHLVRQQGNEWVSTEVNFGEREARDVHCVLPIPALSAYLIGRSRSVDLVDLESSTILRTFSTEVMQPRTLKHIPQMRVHQPNLTSLTLSYVSTETGDLVIQTYLPEKEDDNLVSYSPSDPRSSGHRWLGELTERKRRISNPGVWEALPGGNILGVRRKQSPPTTNRPRSLSNNNTGGMMMRKRRGVVGSQQQQQQQQQQQQQAANGGHHHNSPETTRWEAWVMNHPESTCGFETRLLDEEDGLLNDQQQLMISEVGPMVKFGNMSVAVALGNVVKVVSVGHEHFDVGWGMGMGGWGWDDDDDGFEDGFGE; this is encoded by the exons ATGCTGTGGTATTTTCTCTACCCCTTCCGAGG GACGACGGATACCCCCAAGCTCGCACCAGAACATCCACTGCGGGTTGCCTTCCAACTTTATGCAAAATGGGCTGCAAGCCATGTCAAGATTGTCCTGCCGTCTTCGACGGCCTTGATTTTCATGTTTTTGTAtattttccccttcctctaCACCACCGatgtcaccaacatcaccagcgGCGTGTCCAACCTCCCACACCATGTGTGGACTGACGCTCAGCCTCTTGAGTTGGACATTGAGCCTGATGTGATAATGCGCTCAATTTGGGTCCACGGGAGCTATATGAAGGCTCTCGAGAAAGATGTCTTACTGGGCGCACTCGAACTTCAGGATGAGCTTTTGGGACCGACCACCAACTTCAACCCCCGCCAACCAGCAAACAGGCCCGAGATATCCGAGCCCGAAGTCGCCGATGGTGACCTGACTCCCCGCCAGCGAGATGCCTATCATATCATTAACGGCCTTACCAACCAGTCGTGGTTCTTTCACTCGCCACTCCAGTATTGGGCCGGCTCAGCAGGTAATATCCAAAACGACCAGGACATTCTCGAGACGGTCAATGCCAGGAAAACTCAGTCGACGTCTGTCAATGTCACCCTGCGACACTCGATTGTGTTCAGCGGCAAGCGGTTCGAAGAGCGCCGTCTCGTCGCTGCCGACGCCCTGGTCATCACTCTGATTCACCTCCGGGACTCGCCGGTTGGCCGACTATGGGTGAGAAGAGCTGAGGAGCTGGCTAATGAGCGCAGCGATACGTGGAAAATCATCCCTTCGGACGGCAGGAGCCTTTCGGATCAGCTGTACGAGTTTCAGTTTCGACCCTTGTCGTGGCCTGATGTGGGACTTTTGACGGTGGCCTATTCCATCTCGCTGTTCTACCTGTTGCTTCATCTCAGGAAGCTTCGCGCCCTCAAATCCAGGCTAGGGCTCATGGTCTCGATACTCGTTCAGATCACCGCGTCCATCGTGTCAAGCTTCACGGTTTGCGCCATATTCAAGATTGATCTTTCTCGGGTACCTTCGTACGCCTACCCGCTGGTGGTTCTTGCCATCAGTCTGGAGAACTCGTTGCGGCTGATTAACGCCGTCATTATGACGtcctccaccatcagcaacagtGACAGGATAGGGGAGGCCTTCGGAGAGACAGCAcacatcgccatcgccaaccgAGTGCAAAACCTGCTGATATTGTTGGGTTTATCACGGTATTCGAACCCGGGTGTCGCCGCCTTTTGCACCTTTGTTGCGATTGCGACCGTGTTTGACTTCATCTACCTGTCAACATTTTTGCTGTCTGTCCTCAGCGTCGATGTCAGGCAAAGGGAACTGCTCGAGTTGGAGAAGGCCTTCTTGTCGCGCACCAAGTCTTCcgaaaaagacaaaaacaaGTCAGCCTGGACGGAACTGGTCAGCCAACTCCGTGTTGGCGAAACCGCAGTGTCGACGAGGATTGCCGGAACCATTGTCGTCATCTGCTTTGTGCTCACGGCACAGTCTCACTATGCGACAGAAGGCAACCGACAGTGGCTGAGCCAACTCTTCAGCTTGCCATGGAACAGGACCGTTAGAAGCGCTCCGAAGCCGTCGTTGCTGATTGATATTCACCAGGCCAGAAGCCCGACCTCATGGCTCCGCCTTCAAGACCACGAGACAGCTCGGGAAGTCATCAACGTCGTCAAGCCCTGGGCTCACAGCTACGTGGCTCGCGTGTACGATCCCATCATTTTCGTCTTGAAGGGCTCCGACCGCGTCCCTCGCACCCGAGAGCCCATGTTTCTACCTGCCGTGTACGACTTTTTGCATCACGAAGTGCCCAATTTCGTCGTGTTATTAATGCTAGTGTTTGCGGCTATACTGTTGGGTACAAAGTATCTTCTCCGGGACGAGTATGAAGATTTGGGGTCGGAGCATCCGGACGATGAGCCGTTGATTTCTGTCAAGTCTTTGACCAAGGGCCACAAGCTGGATGTTGTCATGATGGCTGCGTCACCGGGTGGTTCGCTGGTGTCGGTTGGTCTTGATCGCGCCATTCAGGTTTGGGACGTGCCGATAGGGTCCGGGCACAGGGTCGCCTCGGATCACGAATGCCCTTTGGAGAATCCTTTCCCGGTGCTGAGCATGGCCATCGACTATGGGTCCAAATGGTTGGCTTTGGTGTCATGGCAAAGGGTGTTTTTGTGGAATCTGGAGGAACAGCAGTGGGCCGGGACGAGAGACATTGACTTGGGCGGACATAAGCCAGAAGCGTTGTTTTTCTGCCACAAAAGGGCGGGTACAACGCCGacgttggtgctggtgaggaggaacgGAATGGGACTAGAGATGGAACTGGAAGTCGACGAGTCGAGAGATTTCACCATCTGCAAAACACCACTCGTCTGGGCGGTACAGTTTCCAGATAAAT CTCACTCATTCAACaataaccaccacccaccaatAGCCATCCTCACAGCCTCTCGCAAGAGCTGCGTTCACCTGGTTAGGCAGCAGGGGAACGAATGGGTCTCGACCGAAGTCAACTTTGGCGAGCGAGAAGCCAGGGACGTCCACTGCGTCCTTCCCATCCCGGCCTTGTCTGCGTATTTGATCGGGCGGTCTCGATCAGTCGACCTCGTGGATCTCGAGTCGTCCACCATCCTTCGCACCTTTTCGACCGAGGTCATGCAACCGCGGACGTTGAAGCACATACCGCAGATGAGGGTTCATCAGCCAAATCTCACGTCACTTACTTTATCATACGTGAGCACAGAAACGGGGGATCTAGTCATCCAAACTTATCTCCCAGAAAAGGAAGACGATAATCTTGTATCGTACAGCCCTTCAGATCCGAGAAGCAGCGGCCACAGATGGCTGGGGGAGCTCacggagaggaagagaaggattTCCAATCCGGGCGTGTGGGAGGCTCTTCCGGGTGGGAATATTCTTGGGGTTAGAAGGAAGCAAAGCCCGCCGACGACGAACCGACCACGGTCGCTCTCCAACAATAACAcgggtgggatgatgatgcggaAGAGacgaggggtggtgggaagtcagcagcagcagcagcagcagcagcagcagcagcagcaagctgccAATGGCGGCCACCATCATAATTCGCCAGAAACGACGAGGTGGGAGGCGTGGGTGATGAATCATCCGGAAAGTACATGCGGATTTGAGACGAGGCTgttggatgaggaagacGGGCTGCTGAATgatcagcagcagctcatGATTTCGGAGGTTGGGCCGATGGTCAAGTTTGGCAACATGAGCGTTGCTGTTGCGCTGGGGAATGTGGTCAAGGTTGTCAGCGTGGGACATGAGCATTTTGAtgtggggtgggggatgggtatggggggttgggggtgggatgatgatgatgatggattcGAAGATGGGTTTGGCGAGTAG